The proteins below come from a single Candidatus Aminicenantes bacterium genomic window:
- a CDS encoding aldo/keto reductase — translation MSSRRDFLFKAIGGTAAAGLLGKTGLKLNAQSHKGTGVAAQPLTRTLGRTGLKLPVVSMGVMNADNPALVKRAFELGMRLFDTAWGYQRGKNEEMLGGVLKELNARDAVIIATKVPPGKPEMMDQMGDKLIEEEFLARFDQSLARLQTDHVDILYIHNVSEPAMLQRPGLLAAIDKAKKSKKARFVGFSTHRGMAECLEFAAKDGRFDVVLTSINYSMYDYKELLEAMQKAAAAGIGLVAMKTQCKQSWYRDSGPENLKSFYDGTLINSALLKWALRLESVTTAVPGFTTFEQLEADWPVAFNLEYTPEEVKFLADRNVRLAMGGVCRQCGSCSGTCPSGVDVPALLRAHMYAADYANFFEMRRALDEIPAGRGLKSCADCGKCRAVCGRGVQISRRLEELKAIFA, via the coding sequence ATGAGCAGCCGTAGAGATTTTCTATTTAAAGCTATCGGCGGAACGGCCGCGGCCGGGTTGCTGGGCAAGACGGGATTGAAACTGAACGCCCAGTCCCACAAGGGGACGGGCGTAGCCGCCCAACCTCTTACCCGCACCCTGGGCCGGACGGGATTGAAGCTCCCGGTCGTCTCCATGGGGGTGATGAACGCCGACAACCCGGCGCTGGTCAAGCGCGCCTTCGAGCTCGGTATGCGCCTTTTCGACACCGCCTGGGGCTACCAGCGCGGCAAGAACGAGGAGATGCTCGGCGGCGTGCTCAAGGAACTGAATGCCCGCGACGCGGTGATCATTGCCACCAAGGTTCCGCCGGGCAAGCCCGAGATGATGGACCAGATGGGGGACAAGCTGATCGAGGAGGAATTCCTGGCGCGCTTCGACCAGTCGCTGGCCCGGCTGCAGACCGACCACGTGGACATCCTGTACATCCACAACGTCAGCGAGCCGGCGATGCTGCAGCGCCCCGGCTTGCTGGCGGCGATCGACAAGGCGAAAAAATCGAAGAAAGCCCGCTTCGTCGGCTTTTCCACCCACCGCGGCATGGCCGAGTGCCTGGAATTCGCGGCCAAGGACGGCCGCTTCGATGTCGTTCTTACTTCGATCAATTACTCGATGTACGATTACAAGGAGCTGCTGGAAGCGATGCAAAAAGCCGCCGCCGCCGGCATCGGCTTGGTGGCTATGAAGACCCAGTGCAAGCAATCCTGGTACCGCGACAGCGGGCCGGAAAACCTCAAGAGTTTCTATGACGGTACGCTGATCAACTCCGCCCTGCTCAAGTGGGCCTTGCGGCTGGAATCGGTAACCACCGCCGTTCCCGGCTTCACCACCTTCGAGCAGCTCGAGGCCGACTGGCCGGTGGCCTTCAATCTCGAATACACTCCGGAGGAGGTCAAGTTTCTTGCGGACCGCAACGTCCGCCTGGCCATGGGCGGCGTCTGCCGCCAGTGCGGCAGCTGCTCCGGCACCTGCCCGTCCGGGGTCGACGTGCCGGCCCTGTTGCGGGCGCACATGTACGCCGCCGACTACGCCAATTTCTTCGAGATGCGCCGGGCCCTGGACGAGATCCCGGCCGGACGGGGGCTGAAGTCCTGCGCCGATTGCGGGAAATGCCGGGCCGTTTGCGGGCGCGGCGTCCAAATCTCGCGCCGCCTGGAGGAGCTGAAGGCTATTTTCGCCTGA